One part of the Bacillota bacterium genome encodes these proteins:
- the flhF gene encoding flagellar biosynthesis protein FlhF, whose amino-acid sequence MKVRRFIANDMQEAMLKVKATLGKDAVILHTRKFREGGIFGFFGRDRVEVTAAIEEKDLNHLSKKIQPPGLPSSIASYPAKEAANLDVKKEIAEVKTLLGQMLEELELSTFQGGTYPKYFDQAYRVLRSSEVEEKLARKIIHEAIELLQPAKWQDRTEIYQTLEDLIVRRLLRPQPILFKKSGGQKRIAVVGPTGVGKTTTIAKLAAIFAILEKRQVALATVDTYRVAAVDQLKTYADIISVPLEVAYTPKELQNALAKHANKDLILIDTAGRSPLNEVQMTELKAFLEPCTDVEIFLVLGATTKQTDLWDAVTRFSQLPIKHLIFTKLDETRSYGVILNVVNRLRKNLAYVTTGQNVPDDIEVPDPVKLAKLILQVKEK is encoded by the coding sequence TTGAAAGTTAGGCGTTTCATCGCAAACGACATGCAGGAGGCAATGCTCAAAGTAAAGGCTACGCTGGGCAAAGACGCCGTTATCTTACACACCCGTAAATTTCGGGAAGGGGGTATCTTTGGTTTTTTCGGACGCGATCGTGTCGAAGTTACCGCAGCAATTGAAGAGAAAGACCTGAACCATCTCTCGAAAAAAATTCAACCCCCTGGTCTTCCTTCTTCCATTGCTTCCTATCCTGCGAAAGAGGCGGCCAACCTGGATGTCAAAAAAGAAATTGCAGAAGTGAAAACCCTGCTTGGACAGATGCTCGAAGAGTTGGAGTTGAGCACTTTTCAGGGCGGCACCTACCCAAAGTATTTTGACCAGGCTTACCGGGTCTTAAGATCCAGCGAGGTTGAAGAAAAGCTCGCCCGTAAAATCATCCATGAGGCCATTGAACTCCTGCAACCGGCAAAATGGCAGGACCGCACGGAGATTTATCAGACCCTGGAGGATCTGATTGTGCGGCGGTTGCTGCGTCCCCAGCCAATCCTTTTTAAAAAGTCCGGAGGACAAAAAAGAATTGCTGTTGTGGGGCCCACCGGAGTCGGCAAAACCACAACAATTGCAAAACTTGCCGCGATTTTTGCCATCCTCGAAAAAAGACAGGTGGCCCTTGCAACAGTTGACACCTATCGCGTTGCCGCCGTAGATCAATTGAAAACCTATGCGGATATCATCTCCGTTCCCCTTGAAGTTGCCTACACCCCAAAAGAACTCCAGAATGCCCTTGCAAAACACGCAAATAAAGATCTGATCCTCATCGATACTGCCGGAAGAAGTCCGCTTAACGAGGTGCAAATGACGGAGCTTAAAGCCTTTTTAGAACCCTGCACTGATGTCGAAATTTTTCTCGTGCTGGGAGCCACCACAAAGCAAACAGATTTATGGGACGCCGTGACACGGTTTAGCCAGCTACCAATCAAACACCTGATCTTCACCAAACTTGACGAAACCAGAAGTTACGGTGTGATCCTGAATGTCGTCAACAGGCTGCGAAAAAATCTTGCCTATGTCACAACCGGACAGAATGTTCCTGACGACATTGAAGTTCCGGATCCCGTTAAACTTGCAAAATTGATTTTGCAGGTGAAAGAAAAATGA
- a CDS encoding chemotaxis protein CheW → MVENQRTFGDEIQLVVFLVGKEEYGLEINQVQEINRLLPITRVPRAPSYIEGVINLRGNVIPVINLHSRLGLGTRTNTARTRIIVAQVQEIPVGLIVDEVLGVLYLSSSAIEPPALPGVAASTAHLLGVGKSEGRLILLLDLASLLNLKEHGEEASEAGRG, encoded by the coding sequence ATGGTGGAAAACCAAAGAACTTTTGGAGACGAAATTCAACTGGTAGTTTTTCTTGTAGGAAAAGAAGAATACGGTTTGGAAATCAATCAAGTCCAGGAAATCAACCGCCTTCTTCCCATCACCAGAGTGCCCCGGGCTCCTTCCTATATCGAAGGGGTCATCAATTTAAGGGGAAACGTCATCCCGGTTATAAATTTGCACTCCCGTTTGGGGCTTGGAACGAGAACGAACACCGCCCGGACCCGCATCATCGTTGCTCAGGTTCAGGAGATCCCGGTCGGTCTGATTGTCGATGAAGTTTTAGGGGTCCTTTACCTGAGCAGTAGCGCCATTGAACCCCCTGCACTGCCGGGAGTAGCCGCGAGCACAGCTCACTTGCTGGGAGTCGGAAAGAGCGAGGGGCGCCTTATTCTTCTCCTGGACCTGGCTTCCCTGCTTAACCTAAAAGAACATGGTGAAGAGGCTTCAGAGGCAGGGAGGGGATAA
- a CDS encoding chemotaxis protein CheA: MDLFLAEAKEHLESLNENLLKLERNPGDYEVLNEIFRSAHTLKGMAATMGFEQITELTHEMENALALLKEKKLRVTPEVIDVLLRCLDALEVMIKNLRDGGEQPYPYHPLLSELRDLGKVCSDHLDLPSSEPEQPSSEPLEFNEYEVSVLKAAENSEYQPYYIKVGLAPNTVMKSVRAFMVFRNLEEYGQIIKCHPPVQDLEEERFGDSFEVVFVSQAPVETISQALDKIAEVRVLSIQKISTSSLSGQKAAPLQTKTEALKNQTAVLSSPGGRALKTVRVDIERLDNLMNLVGELVINKTRLEQIGLTHRLTDLLEAIEQMGRLTADLQALVMKVRMVPIEQVFNRFPRMVRDLAREMGKDIQFIIEGKETELDRTVIDEIGDPLVHLIRNAIDHGIEHPEERIQAGKAKTARLRLVAYHEGNNVIIEVEDDGRGIDLDKVRSHAISKGFLTEKEGEYLDDNAVLNVIFQPGFSTADIVTDLSGRGVGLDVVKSKIESLNGSIEIETKKMVGTKVKISLPLTLAIIQALLVSVGKEQYAIPLSSIDETTFILPDQIKTMQNQEVMVLRGAVLPLVRLQRLLGVETAASENEELYVVVVRKGERRVGLVVDFLVGQQDIVIKSLGRLLTDIPGIAGATILGNGEVSLILDVNSLF, from the coding sequence ATGGATTTGTTTCTGGCTGAAGCAAAAGAGCATCTGGAATCTTTAAACGAAAATCTCCTCAAGCTGGAGAGGAATCCTGGTGATTACGAGGTTCTGAATGAAATCTTTCGCTCCGCCCATACCCTGAAGGGCATGGCCGCCACCATGGGTTTTGAACAAATTACCGAGTTAACCCACGAAATGGAAAATGCCCTCGCCCTTTTAAAAGAGAAGAAACTCCGGGTAACTCCGGAAGTTATCGACGTGCTTCTCAGATGTCTGGATGCCCTCGAAGTGATGATTAAGAATTTGCGAGACGGCGGGGAACAACCTTACCCCTATCACCCCCTTCTCAGCGAACTCCGGGATCTTGGCAAGGTCTGCAGCGACCACCTGGATTTACCCTCTTCCGAACCAGAGCAGCCCTCTTCTGAACCCCTGGAGTTCAATGAATACGAAGTTTCGGTTCTCAAAGCCGCCGAAAACAGCGAGTACCAACCCTATTATATTAAAGTCGGTCTGGCCCCAAATACCGTGATGAAATCGGTGCGCGCCTTTATGGTTTTCCGGAATCTGGAAGAATACGGACAGATTATCAAGTGCCACCCTCCCGTTCAGGATTTGGAGGAGGAACGCTTTGGGGACAGTTTTGAGGTAGTCTTTGTCTCCCAGGCACCCGTGGAAACAATTTCCCAGGCTCTGGATAAAATTGCAGAGGTAAGGGTTTTATCCATCCAGAAAATCAGCACCAGCAGCCTCAGCGGCCAGAAAGCGGCACCCCTGCAAACTAAAACCGAAGCCCTTAAAAACCAGACTGCGGTTCTTTCCTCACCTGGAGGCCGCGCCTTGAAAACGGTCAGAGTCGATATCGAACGCCTTGATAACTTAATGAACCTGGTGGGGGAGCTGGTGATCAATAAAACACGGCTCGAACAAATCGGGCTAACGCACCGGCTCACCGATCTCCTCGAAGCAATTGAACAGATGGGCCGGCTTACAGCTGATCTTCAGGCCCTCGTCATGAAAGTAAGGATGGTTCCCATCGAACAGGTCTTTAACAGGTTTCCCCGCATGGTAAGAGATCTTGCCCGGGAGATGGGAAAAGACATTCAGTTTATCATCGAGGGTAAAGAAACAGAACTGGACCGGACCGTAATCGACGAAATCGGCGACCCCCTTGTGCACTTAATCAGAAATGCGATTGATCACGGAATTGAGCATCCCGAAGAAAGGATCCAGGCAGGTAAAGCAAAAACAGCCCGCCTTCGTCTTGTTGCTTACCATGAAGGAAATAACGTAATCATCGAAGTTGAAGATGACGGACGGGGGATAGACCTCGATAAAGTCCGGAGCCATGCAATCAGCAAAGGCTTTTTAACGGAAAAGGAAGGAGAATATTTGGATGACAACGCGGTTCTAAACGTAATTTTCCAGCCTGGCTTCAGCACCGCGGACATTGTGACCGATCTCTCAGGCCGGGGTGTAGGGCTTGATGTTGTCAAGTCCAAAATTGAATCCTTAAATGGGAGCATCGAAATTGAAACGAAAAAAATGGTGGGAACAAAGGTTAAAATAAGTCTTCCACTTACCCTGGCCATTATCCAGGCTCTCCTGGTAAGCGTGGGGAAAGAGCAGTACGCAATTCCGCTCAGTTCAATTGATGAAACCACTTTTATTCTGCCCGATCAGATCAAAACCATGCAAAACCAGGAGGTAATGGTGCTCCGGGGAGCGGTTTTGCCGCTGGTTCGGCTGCAGCGGCTGCTCGGGGTGGAAACAGCAGCTTCCGAAAATGAAGAGTTATACGTTGTTGTGGTCCGAAAAGGGGAGCGCCGGGTAGGGCTTGTTGTAGATTTCCTCGTGGGACAGCAAGACATCGTTATTAAATCGCTGGGGAGGCTCCTTACAGACATTCCCGGTATTGCAGGAGCTACGATTTTGGGAAACGGCGAAGTCTCTTTAATCCTTGATGTGAACAGTCTGTTTTGA
- a CDS encoding MinD/ParA family protein codes for MKDQAERLRMIARSLQDQIRSQIYNSTKGCRVVAVTSGKGGVGKTNLALGLSLALAKAGYRVMILDADMGLANIDVILGLIPRYNLAHVFAGERRIEEILQAGPAGLWIIPGGSGIEELANLEPLALTKLLQEIAALGQNLDYLFIDTGAGISRQVLAFILAADEVLLVTTPEPTALTDAYGLIKVFSRHQGKGKIKLVINMVTSEQEGLDAAQKLISVVHQFLNIKIEVAGFIPSDTAVQDAVRKHQAYLLAFPRSPASLSTIKIASSLGERSGKPPRGIQNFFEQLLAFFRGKENERLG; via the coding sequence ATGAAGGACCAGGCTGAAAGATTAAGAATGATTGCCAGGTCGCTCCAGGACCAAATTCGGAGTCAAATTTATAACTCTACAAAAGGGTGCCGGGTGGTTGCAGTAACGAGCGGTAAAGGAGGGGTCGGCAAAACCAATCTGGCGCTGGGATTGTCCCTTGCCCTTGCGAAGGCGGGGTATCGGGTCATGATCCTGGATGCAGACATGGGCTTGGCCAATATTGACGTAATTTTGGGTTTAATTCCGCGCTACAATCTGGCTCATGTTTTCGCAGGGGAAAGAAGGATCGAGGAGATTCTCCAGGCGGGCCCCGCGGGACTCTGGATTATTCCGGGCGGATCGGGGATTGAAGAACTTGCCAATCTCGAACCTCTAGCCCTCACAAAACTCCTCCAGGAAATCGCGGCTTTAGGCCAAAATCTGGATTACCTTTTCATTGATACAGGCGCAGGGATCTCCAGGCAGGTGCTGGCCTTTATCCTGGCGGCAGACGAGGTCCTCCTGGTAACAACACCTGAACCCACCGCACTTACCGATGCCTACGGTTTAATTAAAGTTTTTAGCCGCCATCAGGGAAAGGGGAAAATTAAGCTTGTCATCAACATGGTAACCAGCGAGCAGGAAGGCCTTGATGCCGCCCAAAAACTGATCAGCGTTGTTCACCAGTTTTTAAATATCAAAATTGAGGTCGCAGGGTTCATCCCATCTGATACTGCGGTTCAGGATGCAGTTCGAAAGCACCAGGCTTATCTTCTGGCTTTCCCCCGGTCCCCGGCCTCATTGAGCACCATCAAAATTGCTTCATCCCTTGGTGAGCGCTCCGGGAAACCACCGCGCGGGATCCAGAATTTTTTCGAGCAGCTGCTTGCTTTTTTTCGAGGTAAAGAAAACGAAAGACTTGGTTAA
- a CDS encoding chemotaxis response regulator protein-glutamate methylesterase, translating into MFSQVKVLVVDDSAFMRKVITDLLETDPVLKVVGTARNGEDALKKIHELKPDVVTLDVEMPVMDGLVTLEKIMQEKPLPVIMLSSLTQSGTEITIKALQRGAVDFIPKPSGTISLDLAKVKEELINKVKIAATVKVYQTFIREPGRIPQKAFYSTAPTVPAPTAPKKLVLIGTSTGGPKALNEILPRLPKDIPAAVIIVQHMPPGFTRSLAERLDQISEIRVKEAEDQEKVISGTAYIAPGDYHLLVERVSPQQKDPLLRLSKDPPVNGHRPSVDVMMQSAARANGWELIGVILTGMGHDGREGIRAIKEKNAKVIAEDETTAVVFGMPRAVIEAKLADYILPLPSVASEIIHLLNKECKGR; encoded by the coding sequence ATTTTCTCACAGGTTAAAGTTCTCGTGGTTGACGACTCTGCCTTTATGAGAAAAGTTATCACTGATCTGCTCGAAACAGATCCTGTCCTCAAAGTAGTCGGCACGGCTCGCAACGGGGAGGATGCTTTAAAAAAAATACACGAGCTCAAGCCTGATGTTGTGACCCTAGACGTAGAGATGCCGGTAATGGACGGACTCGTTACCCTGGAGAAAATCATGCAGGAGAAGCCCCTTCCGGTAATTATGCTCAGCAGCCTGACTCAAAGTGGAACAGAGATTACGATCAAAGCACTTCAGAGGGGCGCTGTTGACTTTATTCCCAAGCCTTCCGGCACTATTTCCCTTGATCTTGCTAAGGTAAAAGAAGAACTCATAAACAAGGTTAAAATCGCGGCAACGGTAAAGGTTTACCAGACCTTTATTCGTGAACCGGGGAGAATTCCTCAAAAAGCTTTTTATTCGACTGCACCGACAGTTCCTGCACCAACGGCTCCTAAAAAACTGGTTCTCATCGGAACTTCGACAGGAGGGCCGAAAGCCCTGAACGAGATCCTGCCCAGGTTGCCGAAAGATATCCCTGCTGCAGTGATTATTGTGCAGCACATGCCCCCTGGCTTCACGCGTTCTTTGGCAGAGCGCCTTGACCAGATTTCCGAAATACGGGTCAAGGAGGCCGAAGACCAGGAAAAGGTCATTTCGGGTACTGCTTACATCGCCCCCGGTGATTATCACCTTCTTGTGGAGCGAGTTTCTCCTCAGCAAAAAGATCCTCTGCTGCGGCTCAGCAAGGACCCGCCCGTAAACGGCCACCGTCCTTCGGTTGATGTGATGATGCAGTCGGCGGCAAGAGCCAACGGGTGGGAGTTAATCGGTGTGATCCTGACAGGAATGGGACATGACGGCCGGGAGGGAATCAGGGCAATTAAAGAAAAAAATGCAAAAGTCATCGCCGAGGATGAAACAACTGCGGTCGTCTTCGGAATGCCGAGGGCCGTAATCGAGGCAAAGCTGGCTGATTACATACTTCCCCTCCCGTCAGTCGCATCGGAAATCATCCATCTGTTAAATAAAGAATGTAAAGGAAGGTGA
- the flhB gene encoding flagellar biosynthesis protein FlhB, with translation MRNPGEPLDLQLFAEERTEKATPRRREEARRRGQVIRSIEINSAVILLCTFLFLKIFGPWLGAQVANFAKTVLTDLIAREWGTKTVYLILFFSAVAFFQISLPVMGIALGAGLASNLLQVGFLFTPSPLAPRLDRINPFEGLRRIFSRRALLELVKSGAKVVVVGYLAYSTIKANFSLFPRLLDMSVPEAVSSLGELSTAIILRIGLLLLVLAIFDYAFQYWEHEKSLRMTKQELKEEFRQYEGDPRVRARIRQRQRQISYRRMMQQVPKADVVITNPTHYAVALQYIPEQMAAPLVLAKGVDELALRIKAIAREHGITIFEDPPLAQTLYKTVEVGDLIPPELYEAVAQVLAFVYRLRPNHFRKKGVI, from the coding sequence TTGAGAAACCCTGGGGAGCCTCTAGATTTACAGCTCTTTGCGGAAGAACGCACAGAAAAAGCAACTCCCCGGCGCCGGGAAGAAGCCCGGAGAAGGGGCCAGGTAATCCGGAGCATCGAAATAAATTCAGCGGTAATCCTCCTGTGCACCTTTCTCTTTCTGAAAATCTTCGGCCCCTGGCTGGGTGCTCAGGTGGCAAATTTCGCAAAAACAGTGCTAACCGATTTAATTGCACGTGAGTGGGGAACAAAGACCGTTTACCTGATCCTGTTTTTCAGCGCAGTAGCTTTTTTTCAGATCTCTCTCCCGGTCATGGGAATTGCCCTGGGGGCGGGTCTTGCCTCAAATCTTCTCCAGGTAGGGTTCCTTTTCACACCATCGCCCCTCGCGCCAAGGCTGGACCGGATCAACCCCTTCGAAGGACTCAGGCGGATTTTCTCCCGGCGCGCCCTGCTCGAACTGGTGAAATCCGGAGCAAAGGTGGTGGTTGTAGGCTACCTGGCCTACAGTACAATCAAGGCGAATTTCAGCCTTTTTCCCCGTCTCCTGGACATGAGCGTTCCGGAGGCAGTAAGCAGCCTGGGAGAATTGAGCACCGCCATCATCCTGCGCATCGGACTTCTTTTACTCGTTCTTGCAATCTTCGATTACGCGTTTCAGTACTGGGAGCATGAGAAATCCCTGCGGATGACAAAGCAAGAACTGAAAGAAGAGTTTCGCCAGTACGAGGGAGACCCCCGGGTTCGCGCCCGCATCCGGCAGCGCCAGAGGCAAATCTCGTACCGGAGGATGATGCAACAGGTTCCGAAGGCAGATGTTGTGATTACCAACCCCACCCATTATGCCGTCGCGCTGCAGTACATCCCGGAACAAATGGCAGCCCCGCTTGTTCTGGCAAAGGGGGTTGACGAGCTGGCATTAAGAATCAAAGCAATCGCCCGGGAGCACGGAATCACCATATTTGAGGATCCTCCGCTGGCGCAGACTTTGTATAAAACCGTTGAGGTGGGCGATTTAATCCCGCCAGAACTCTACGAAGCAGTGGCCCAGGTGCTGGCTTTCGTCTACCGGTTGCGCCCGAATCATTTTCGGAAAAAAGGTGTGATCTAG
- the fliR gene encoding flagellar type III secretion system protein FliR — MEFLVSLFQEIDLYFLIWARITGFMLTAIPFNSRNIPGQVRVWLAALITFLIFTIHSRENFQISQTPGGYLLQFLGEALIGAILGFLTQLTFSALQLAGQMIDMQMGFGIVNVIDPQYGIQIPVLGNFKYILAVLFFLTINGHHMLLAALARSYRFLPLGNLHFSGAFYSFIFTLAGEMFLTAFKISLPVLGALFITDLALGIIARTVPQMNVFIVGLPLKIGVGLGLLMLILPLFLWIFSSIFTGLFEDLNKLLVILGR; from the coding sequence ATGGAATTTCTGGTGTCTCTCTTTCAAGAAATTGATCTTTACTTCCTGATCTGGGCCAGAATTACAGGTTTTATGCTCACGGCGATCCCATTTAACAGCCGGAACATCCCTGGTCAGGTCAGGGTGTGGCTGGCAGCCCTGATCACTTTCCTCATTTTTACGATCCACTCTCGTGAGAACTTCCAGATTTCTCAAACACCAGGAGGCTATCTCCTTCAATTTCTCGGGGAGGCACTGATCGGGGCAATTTTAGGTTTCCTGACGCAACTAACTTTTAGTGCGCTCCAGCTTGCGGGGCAGATGATCGATATGCAGATGGGCTTCGGCATTGTGAATGTCATCGATCCCCAGTACGGAATTCAAATTCCGGTGCTGGGCAACTTCAAATATATTCTGGCGGTGCTTTTCTTTCTCACGATCAACGGGCACCACATGCTCTTAGCGGCCCTCGCCCGGAGTTACCGTTTTCTACCTCTTGGCAACCTGCATTTTTCGGGAGCCTTTTATTCGTTCATCTTTACTCTTGCCGGTGAAATGTTCCTCACCGCCTTTAAAATTTCCCTTCCGGTACTGGGGGCCCTGTTCATCACAGATCTTGCCTTGGGAATCATTGCCCGCACCGTCCCCCAAATGAACGTCTTTATCGTCGGCTTGCCCCTGAAAATCGGGGTCGGACTGGGCTTATTAATGCTTATTCTGCCGCTTTTTCTCTGGATCTTCAGTTCGATCTTTACCGGTCTTTTTGAGGACCTCAATAAACTCCTGGTGATTTTAGGAAGGTGA
- a CDS encoding chemotaxis protein CheC, with amino-acid sequence MARDFRSLSHLQVDALKEIGNIGAGNAATALSKLIDDRVEMSVPQVRILPFAEVAEILGGAETFVAGIYLKISGSAPGGILFLLPFSDAKQLVKILLKSKAGGPGQPLTELERSALMEAGNILTGSFLNALAMFTSLTYLPSVPALGTDMAGALLGTVFHELGKTGDHALFIQTEFRYQADHVVGYLFFLPEADSLDLILSTLGVNT; translated from the coding sequence CTGGCTAGGGATTTTCGCTCTTTAAGCCATCTGCAGGTAGATGCACTGAAAGAAATCGGAAACATCGGAGCGGGAAATGCTGCTACAGCCCTTTCCAAACTGATCGATGACCGGGTTGAAATGAGTGTTCCCCAGGTCAGGATTCTTCCTTTTGCAGAAGTAGCCGAAATTTTGGGTGGAGCAGAAACCTTTGTGGCAGGAATCTATCTAAAAATTTCGGGTTCGGCCCCGGGTGGAATTTTGTTTCTTCTCCCCTTTTCTGACGCCAAACAGCTTGTGAAAATTTTGCTTAAAAGCAAAGCAGGAGGGCCGGGACAGCCTTTGACCGAACTTGAACGCTCGGCTCTCATGGAGGCAGGAAACATCTTAACCGGTTCTTTTTTGAACGCCCTGGCCATGTTCACTTCTCTCACCTACCTCCCCTCGGTGCCGGCTCTCGGTACCGACATGGCAGGTGCCCTTCTGGGAACCGTATTTCACGAACTTGGCAAAACAGGCGATCATGCCCTTTTTATTCAAACCGAATTCCGGTATCAGGCCGATCATGTAGTAGGGTACCTCTTCTTCCTTCCGGAGGCAGACTCGCTGGACCTGATTTTAAGTACACTTGGGGTGAATACTTAG
- the flhA gene encoding flagellar biosynthesis protein FlhA yields MAVLSTGSRYFKYVDVAVAVAVILAVVMMIIPVPSGLLSVLLIFNIALSLLILLVSLFTREPLEFSVFPALLLIMTLFRLCLNISTTRLILLQAYAGEVIQKFGGFVIGGNPAVGFIIFLILVVIQFIVITRGAERVSEVAARFTLDAMPGKQMSIDADLNTGLITENEARARRRKIQQEADFYGAMDGASKFVRGDAIAALVIIVINILGGFLVGVVQKGMTFQQALQTYTVLTVGDGLVTQIPALLVSTSAGIIVTRAAAEASFGLDLSRQLLSYPKALGIAGGILVLLALLGLPPLPILLMSGILGGLAYTLERSFKEARRQEEEKARAQEFEEAKKPEHVISLVQVDPLEIELGYNLIPLVDSKQGGDLLDRIVMIRRQCALELGFIVPPVRLRDNMQLNPNTYVIKVKGVEVGRGDLMLDHLLALGPEVQSKLKGVRTQEPTFGLPAVWIQAHQREEAELAGFTVVDPTSVIATHLTEIIKTHAHELLSRQDVQNLLDHVKKSYAAVVNELYPDLLSLGEIQKVLGNLLREKVSIRDLVTILETLADYARVTRDPELLTEYVRQALGRQIVGQYLEDQKLYVLTLDPEVEQIIKDGIQKTEHGSYLAVDPQKAQQILSRLRSLAQKMIEAGHQPVVLCPPGIRPYFKRLTERVLSGLVVLSFNELQPNIQVESVGMVSTVES; encoded by the coding sequence TTGGCCGTGTTATCAACCGGAAGCCGCTATTTTAAATACGTTGATGTCGCAGTTGCCGTAGCGGTCATCCTGGCTGTAGTCATGATGATTATCCCTGTACCATCAGGACTGCTCAGTGTTCTTCTGATCTTCAACATCGCCCTTTCTCTGCTGATTTTGCTCGTATCCCTTTTTACCCGGGAGCCCCTGGAATTCTCCGTTTTCCCGGCGCTCCTCCTGATCATGACGCTGTTTCGCCTCTGCCTGAACATCTCCACAACCCGGCTCATCCTCCTTCAAGCGTACGCCGGCGAGGTGATTCAAAAATTCGGAGGTTTTGTGATCGGAGGAAACCCCGCAGTTGGATTCATCATCTTTTTAATTCTCGTCGTCATTCAGTTCATCGTTATTACCCGGGGCGCAGAACGGGTTTCGGAGGTTGCGGCAAGGTTTACCCTGGACGCAATGCCGGGAAAACAGATGAGCATCGACGCGGACCTGAACACGGGTCTCATTACGGAAAACGAGGCCCGGGCAAGGCGCCGCAAAATCCAGCAGGAGGCAGATTTTTACGGGGCAATGGACGGTGCCAGCAAGTTCGTCCGGGGTGACGCCATTGCCGCCCTGGTAATCATCGTTATTAACATCCTGGGTGGCTTTCTTGTGGGTGTCGTGCAAAAGGGAATGACTTTTCAACAGGCCCTTCAAACGTATACAGTTCTTACCGTAGGAGACGGCCTCGTCACTCAGATTCCTGCCCTTCTTGTCTCAACATCGGCCGGGATTATCGTAACACGCGCAGCGGCGGAAGCCAGCTTTGGCCTGGATCTCTCCAGGCAATTGCTCAGTTATCCAAAAGCGCTGGGAATCGCCGGAGGGATCCTGGTGCTCCTTGCTCTTCTGGGTCTTCCTCCCCTTCCCATCCTCCTCATGTCCGGGATTCTCGGCGGCCTGGCTTATACCCTTGAACGCTCCTTCAAGGAAGCCAGGCGGCAGGAGGAGGAAAAGGCGCGGGCTCAAGAATTCGAAGAGGCAAAAAAGCCGGAGCACGTTATCTCCCTTGTCCAGGTCGATCCCCTTGAAATCGAACTGGGCTACAACCTGATCCCTCTTGTAGACTCGAAACAGGGGGGAGACCTCCTGGACCGGATTGTGATGATCAGGCGGCAGTGTGCGCTGGAGCTGGGTTTTATCGTGCCTCCCGTCCGCCTCCGCGACAACATGCAGCTAAACCCGAACACCTATGTAATCAAAGTAAAGGGGGTGGAGGTGGGGCGCGGCGATCTGATGCTGGACCACCTCCTTGCTCTCGGACCCGAGGTTCAGAGCAAATTAAAGGGGGTTAGAACGCAGGAACCTACTTTTGGACTGCCTGCCGTATGGATCCAGGCTCACCAGCGCGAGGAGGCCGAACTGGCCGGTTTTACGGTGGTGGACCCGACCTCGGTGATTGCCACCCATCTCACGGAAATTATCAAAACTCATGCCCACGAACTGCTGAGCAGGCAGGATGTCCAAAACCTCCTCGATCATGTGAAAAAAAGCTACGCCGCCGTTGTCAACGAACTTTATCCTGATTTGCTCAGCCTTGGAGAAATCCAGAAGGTGCTCGGAAACCTGCTAAGAGAAAAAGTATCCATTCGGGACCTGGTCACAATTCTCGAAACTCTGGCAGACTACGCCCGCGTAACGCGCGATCCAGAGCTGCTTACCGAGTACGTCCGCCAGGCCCTGGGGAGGCAAATCGTCGGGCAGTACCTGGAAGACCAGAAACTTTACGTTCTGACCCTTGATCCCGAAGTAGAGCAGATCATTAAAGACGGCATCCAGAAAACCGAGCATGGTTCCTACCTTGCCGTAGATCCTCAGAAAGCGCAGCAAATATTAAGCCGGCTACGCAGCCTCGCCCAGAAGATGATCGAGGCAGGACATCAACCTGTTGTCTTGTGTCCACCTGGCATCAGGCCTTATTTCAAGCGCTTAACGGAAAGGGTTCTCTCGGGCCTCGTCGTCCTCTCTTTCAACGAACTCCAACCGAACATTCAAGTTGAGTCTGTTGGGATGGTGAGCACTGTTGAAAGTTAG
- a CDS encoding chemotaxis protein CheD has translation MGEILKVGIAELKVAKAPTNLASAGLGSCVGICLFDPAAKIGGLAHIMLPDSTQARNSENKAKFANTAVGILVAEMLKLGALKNRIVAKIAGGAQMFSFPGATDFMRIGERNIEATKSTLAKEQIPLIAQDVGGNYGRSIELCTTTGKLYIRTIEHGEKVI, from the coding sequence GTGGGAGAAATTTTAAAAGTAGGAATCGCCGAACTCAAAGTCGCCAAAGCTCCTACCAATCTTGCCAGTGCAGGACTCGGTTCTTGTGTTGGAATCTGTCTTTTTGATCCTGCTGCAAAAATCGGTGGTCTGGCACACATCATGCTACCTGACAGCACACAGGCAAGAAATTCCGAGAATAAAGCAAAATTTGCCAATACTGCGGTTGGTATCCTCGTCGCGGAAATGCTCAAATTGGGTGCACTTAAAAACAGAATTGTAGCCAAAATTGCAGGTGGAGCCCAAATGTTCTCTTTTCCAGGTGCAACAGATTTTATGCGCATTGGAGAACGTAACATAGAAGCCACAAAGAGCACCCTGGCAAAGGAGCAGATCCCCTTAATTGCCCAGGACGTTGGGGGGAATTACGGCCGCAGCATCGAGCTTTGTACGACAACAGGCAAGCTTTATATTCGGACCATCGAGCACGGAGAGAAGGTTATATGA